The segment TGAGTGACCATTTTGGCCCGGGAACATTGGATGATGAGTATGATTCCTTATACATAGTGCGGCATCATTCACTGAACAAATCCTATAACACGACCGCAGAATACCATGTGGAAATCTATGATAAAGACGGCAGAATGTATGTAGTGCACCGTGAAGTTGGCCCTAATACGCATGACACTTTCCTGCTGAGTGAGTTGCTGGAAGAAACCCCAATCAAAGGGAAGTATGGTGATTACACCATCTGGTTCAAGAGCTACAACCAATTGCTCAAACCTTATATCGCCCTTTTCCGTAAAAGCGACAAAGCTATCTCTCTTGATGACGGATCGGAAGGAACTCTGCAGACCGAACCGCAGATTGCACAGATCGATCCACATGAATTGCTTTCATACCTTCAGGACCTTGGGTTGGTAAAAAAGGGCTAGGCTATTCCTCTGAAATTAATATAAATTCCGAAGTCCTAATAATTACTCTATCTGATTTGCACACCATGCAGCTAAGATGGAGGCTCGAATGCTCTAAAACAGAAGGTGCACTATGAAAAATTCGGAACCGGTTATTTGTGTAATTGACGGATTGGCTTGTTCAGGGGCAACATTGCTTTACTCCTTACGTCGATTCGATGAAGAATATTAACGGTCAAACTGACCCTAGGGAAAACTTAAAATGTAGTAATCCACCAATGAAAGGTATGAAACTCAAAAAAACTGGAGTAATCGGATAAGGCTGGTCAGGCGTGATATACAGGCGAGCAGATGGTTAGGAGAAGTAACCCCACAAAAATACGATAAAACGGATCTCAGGACCTAGAATGTGTACGCGGAACTATTCTCCAACGTGTTGCACATGCCGCACTTTGGGAATGCTCCATTTGCAACACGTTGGTAAAGATAAATTAATCGGAAAACATTGTAGAGGGATGTTATTTAAGCCAAGGATATTTGATTTTTATTGCTATGCAATTTTTTATTTTCTGGCTGTTGAATTGTTGGATCGAAATAACATCTGGCCAATGAAATTCTTTCTCCAACTTCATCTCCAAATAATCAATCGGCGAATAGTCCTTTATTTTCCAAGAATTTGCATGAAAGACACAGGCGATAAACGCCAAGGCTAAAGGAGATTTGCCGTTCTCAAAATAAACCCCAAATTCTTCTCTTGCGTCACTGTAGTTGTTTATAAATTTATAAGCAGAGATTAAATAATTTGCAGCATTCTTCAAGTCTCTGTCTGCTTTGCTCCTTTGACAAAATGAAACCAGTTTGTCAATTCGCTTATTGCGAAACAAATAGTCTGCAGAATCTAAGAAAACTACCTGAGCATCGCTTAATGTGTCCTTAGGTATTGAAGCATATATTGACAAAACTTCATCAGTGATGCCGATGTCAGCCAATTGAACCAAGACATCATAGTACTTATCAAGCGGTAAAGATGAAGATGCGCCGTTTGTCCATTTTGTTAAAATGATGGCAATTGCCGAATCATGGTACAATCCTGCCCGACCTCTCTGCGGAAATAGCAACAATGGTTTAAAACGACTTAAGCGGTAATCAGACATCTTTTCAGTTAAGTCTGGATTGCCACCTCTGTAACGGCCATTTTGCCAGAAAAAAATGCCATTTTCGCTTAGATGATTTTCAATCCATTGCAAATAGACCCTTACGGTTTCTTTATCCATTTCTGCCAGAGAGGCTTCGTTGATTATCAAATCAAAATTTTTCCGAACATGTTTAATTTCTGAAGGAAAGTAGAAATTAAAGAATGCATTGTTGTTACTGTCGTTAAGCGAGTAGGGCAAGTCCGGAAATCTTTCCGTTAGATAAAAAGCTGCATTTTTTAAATTTTCAAATAGATCAATATCCGTATATGATGCCAATATGTTCTGATCGATCAGCATAGAGGAGACTGCTCCCCAGCCCGCACCAATTTCTGCACAATGTATTTTGCCTTTATGAAGCCCTGCGACTTTGAGTCCTTCCTCGATATAGGAATATGACCCGAACTTAAACAGGTGAGGTACAGATATTTGGGAATCTCCAAGTTTAATGAAAAATGGATTACCTACTTTCGAAAAGTTCATCTTCTTAATTAGATCTGCGTCTAAGTATGCTCCGAATCTCTTCAACAGTGCTATAGTTTCAAGTTTACCTTGCCTAGGACCTGTACCATAAAGAAGGTTATTATCCGACAGCATGTTATGGTACGTTGAATATGAAGCAGTTTTGTCTCGTTCCGCTAATGCCCTATCCCACAAGATTGATTTTTTATTATAAATAGAAGGAGAAACGGTCTTCTCTGCTTCTATGATTTCTTCAAGAATGGTCACGAATTCCTCCATTTACTGCAGATAAGCATTTTAAGTGGCCAGACCACTACCCCAAGATCACAATAGAAACCGAATTCAGAAATCCTTTAGTGACATTCTATAGTCATGATGGTAAATTTTATATATGATTCCGGTGTACGTATAAGCTGATGCGATAAAATAGACAAAGTTTCTTTCCTAAAAGAATCATCATCGTAAGAAAGTGGCACTTCCTTATAACACCCTTAATTTTAAGAAATGATACACCCTTCACAGGAAAAATCAACTTGAATGACTTTTTCGTAAGGGTTGGGCTGCCCCCTCTTAAATTGGGGTAAACTCCAAAGTAGTTTCAACACTTTTAAAGAAGGCTATCCAAACACTTACGCTGTTTGTAACAAAAATACATGTATTGATGAACCTATTTCACAAAAACTTTACAGATTGCTCAGGTAAGGTATGATATTGCTTTGGGAGACTTGTTCGTATATGATTATATGCAAATAAATAATTGCAGATTCAGATGGAGGAAACTCGTGGACAGCTCAAAAAAAATTAGAATAGATCTCTCCGAAAATTGGCGACAAACAGAAGTATTAAAGTCTCTTTCAGACTTACCAATCGGATTTATTGATATTGGAGCGCGTTATGGAGCCCACGATATCGTTACGCCCCTTGGACAGTTAGTTGCTGTCATGGCTTTTGAACCGGACAAGGAAGCAGCGGCTGAATTAAGAACTCTTGCTGAGTCAGACCCGCTAGGACGTCTTACTCTCGTGCAGGAACTGGCTCTTGGCGAAGCCCATGGCTCTGCAGGTCTACATATGACAGCAGATCCTGCAGCGAGTTCACTGTTTGCGCCAAATCCAGCTGTAGTTGAACGCTATAATATTTCGCGAGCCCGTCCAACAGGAAAACAATTGCCTATTACAATTAAACCTCTGGACGAGGTATTGAAGGCCCAGCAGGACAAACAGGCCGCCTGGGGTGAAATAATTAAGCTTGATACTCAAGGTTATGAATTGGCGATACTCAAAGGGGCGGAACAGACCTTACGTACAACAACTGTAGCTTTGTTCATTGAAACTGAATTTCTTCCAATTTATAATGATCAACCGTTGTTTTCTGAAGTTGAGTCATATTTGCGCAGCCTTGGGTTTTCTTTTTTTGGTTTTCATGATGTTCATCTCCGCTCGAAACGCCTTGTCGATAAACGGAATTATCCTTTAGGACGAGAACGACCTTATTGGGCGGACGCTATATTCTTCAAAGACCCAATTGAACAAAGTTCATGGACCTTTTCTAACGATGCTCCACAAACTAATTTCTCTAATACTAATGAACGACAAACAGCCGTTCTAATATTAGCCGCATTCTGTTTTGGATATATCGATTTTGCCTTAGAATTGCTTGCGATACTGCCTTGGCCTCCTGAGAGCCAACAGAGATTGCGAAAGTTGCTCCTAGATAGCATTGCACAACAACCAAAGAACACCATACGCGAGCTTGAGGGGTTGCTGGAAGACATGCACAAATCACCCGAAGACGCTAATCTACTTCTTGGTTTATTTATGGACAAATATCGTTCATACGCTGACTTTGGCGATATTACTTGTCCTCATTTTTCCAAATCGCCCAAATAGATGGCTAAAATTATACCAAAAAATTTGTTGTTCGGATTGTTAGATAACCATTTCATAAATGGAAGGAAAACCAAGAATCACGTAATGGAACTAGGCCCGCGCAATAATTTTAGATATATCTAGACGGCCAAATATAATCGAGGTCAACCAAGTTTGCTGACAGTATCGCAGTTATGGCTTTCAGCCACGTAACCTTCGCCAATCTCTGGTTCATCCAATGGCTGAGCCAGCACATAATCACGTACACGTTCATAATTTATTTGTTCAAAAGAGGACTGAGTATTGTATGCTTTCTCCCGTTTCAAAAAATGAGGATGCTGCCGGACTGAATGGCCAATACTATCAGTTAGCCGAAACGCAACCAAATAAGCCACCAACTGTTCGCAAGCATTGCGGGCCAAGTGCAAGGGAATGTTGTCCACGCTTGCTATGCTGTTAGCCAAAATGTCGACAAATGTATTTATATCATTATGCCATGTTCTGGAAAAAATGGCTTTACGCATGTGGAGGTATGGATTTTGAGAGCCTAGATTGTCATCATGTTTTTGCCGAATCACAAACAACTCGTTTATAAAGCCAATTTTACCCTTTATGACCGCATTTAACATCCAAACGTATTCTGCCGCGAAGTGTGGAAACTGAACGGTATAAGCTTCCTTCGGGACGTTGTCTTTGTAAATTTCAGGATACGTTAGCAAATACATTGTGTTACCAAATAAGTTTAAATAAGCCTCAAATCGCCCCACGGCTTGATCCTGATGATACGGTAGAGTTGGCAGCAAAGCTACCTTTTGATTCTGTGTTTCACCATGAGCGTGCATAAACACGATGTCGCCGTGCACTGCGGTAAAATCCGAATTCTCCTTTAGAAAAGTTACGCACTTATCCAAAGTTTGCGGCACCGGAATGTCGTCGTCAAACGCGGTCATGCAGTAGGTGGTCTCAACTTCTCCCACCCCCAAGGCAATGGCCTGATTTATACTGATTGAGACACTCATACCCGGAGACTTGGGCACTGGCAGGTGCTTAACTTCGTAAAAAAGCTTCTGCCGCGCCAACATTTTACGCGTGGATTCATATGTAGCATAACTGCTGGAATCCATAATCAGAAGGACTCCCTCGAAGCCGAGGGCTTGCAACGCATTAACGTAGCGGTACAGAAAATTGGTTCTTTCTAAAGTAGGAACTATTAGAGTTACGTCTTTGCCGGGCATGGGTATATTCTCCTTTACTATGCCCGGGGTAAGACGGTCAAAACGCAGCCTTCACCAACTTGGACCAATGAAACAAGCTCGCAACGTTTCCCTCAAAAAATACGGGCGTAATTTTTTTGTATGTAATATTGACAATATACATACCATAGGTAATGGTCAAGTTAATCATAGTCCTAGTAAGGACAAGCCTTTGAGGCCGACAACTCTTTAACTTATTGGGAATATTAGACCATGAGCTCCTTACCCATTACAGCCGCTCCAGAGACGGCCTTGGATATTGCCCGCGAGATCTTAGACCGCGTTGCGCGTGGTTGTATGATCAGTTATGCACAGAACTTCGAAGATGTAATTCTGGCTCGGGCCTTTAAAAACCAAGAGAAAGGAATATATATAGATGTAGGCGCATACCATCCGACCAGAAACTCTGTCACAGAACATTTCTATAAATCTGGATGGCACGGTGTGAATATTGATCTGGACCCGGTTAATATGGCTCAGTTTGATGAAACACGCTCCAGGGATACAAATCTATGTTTGGCCGTGAGTTGTAAAGAAGGTTCCGCTATTGCCTATGTCCATGCTGGTTCCTCCCGTTCGACCCTTGCAAAACACATGGGCGACAACTATCGCGCCCGAGGCGTGAACATTGCCGAAAAAGATGTCGAAACCCGCTGCCTGTCCTCGTTATTTGCAGACCTAAAGGGCCAAACCGTGGACTTTTTGAAAATTGATGTTGAGGGAGCGGAAGCCGACGTTATCAACGGTAACGACTGGCGAGCCCAACGCCCTAGGGTCGTGGTGGTTGAGGCCACTTATCCGGAAACAGCTATCCCGAACTGGGATCAGTGGGAAGACGTCTTGCTCTCAGCGAACTACCAATTCGCCTACTTCGATGGTCTGAACCGATTTTATGTCCGTGACGAAGACAGTGCACTGCTGCCTGCTTTTGAACTTCCTCCGAACTATTTTGACAATTTTGTCCGCGCGGACGCGGTTTTCATGGCACAGGCATTAATAAAACAGTCAGTGGCTATTTTGGATGTATAAGAATGGAGGTTATCAGGATATGAATCGCGTCATTAGCACTCCACTATTGGAATGCCGCGCTTGTGGCGGCAAAATTTTGCGGCCTTTGATAAACTTGGGCGAGCAGCATTTAACAGGAAGATTTCTTAAGCCAGACGACGAGGACCCGCCAGTAGGACCGCTGGACCTTGTAATTTGCGAGTCTGACCAACACTCCAAAGGTTGCGGCCTGCTACAGTTATCGCACTTGTATAATCCAAGCGAGATGTATGGCGCTGAATATGGCTACGCGTCTTCGGTGACCAGCACCATGCAAGAACACCTATACGATTTAGCTGGCTACGTGGCCGGCTGGGCCAGACTTGAAGAGAGTGACGCGGTCCTAGATATTGGGAGTAATGACGGAACCCTGCTGTCAGCCATGGCCACGCAATGTGGTTTCCCAGTGGGTGTAGACCCTTCAGCTGCCCAATTTGCGGACCGATACCCGGACAATGCACAATTAATCGTGGATTTTTTCTCTGCTGAAGCAGTGCGCAATGCTCTGAGTGCTGATCAAAAATTCAAGATCATTACCTCTATCGCAATGTTCTACGACATCGACACACCGTTAAAGTTCATGCAGGAGATTAAGGAATTGCTCTCCCCTAATGGAGTATGGCTGACCGAACAAAGTCATGCCCGCGCCATGTACGAGCGATTGTGTTATGATTCCATCTGCCACGAGCACGCGACCTATCTTACCCTGCACGCCATGATAGAAATGGGTAAGAAAGCTGGTCTGCGACCTCTAGACGTTCGTAGCAACAACATTAATGGAGGCAGTTTCTCAGTACTCTTCTGCCGCGCGGACAGCTCTCGGCACCAACCAAACAGCTTCTCCCTGAACAGGATGTTGACGTACGAGAATGACCATCATTTAAACAATTTTGAGGGATGGGCCAGTTTCTCTGATAAAGTTATGGCTCATCGAGAACGACTGCGTAACTTTCTAATAACTGCCAAGGAGCAAGGCCGTAAAGTGCTTGGCTATGGCGCGTCGACCAAAGGCAATGTACTATTACAATACTGCGGAATTACACCGGAATTATTGCCAGCCATAGCCGAACGGGATCCGCGCAAATTTGGTAAGGTTACACCCGGAACGAGGATTCCAATCATATCCGAAGCCGAGGCTCGGGCTATGGGGGTTGATGTGTTTATAGTCTTCCCATGGCACTTCCGGGATGAAATCATACAGCGTGAACAAGCCTTTTTGGCCAGTGGTAAAACGCTCCTGTTCCCGTTGCCGGAATTCATTTTAGTGACGTCCTGAGACAATGCCGAGCATGACTCTTTTTCCCGATAAAGTCCTGATCACAGGAGCCACCGGACAAGATGGACGGCTGGCAGCCGAGATCTTGATCTCCGCGGGGAGCCATGTCATTGGTATCCAGTGCCTCGGCCGCTCTAATCCCAAGCCGGACCATCCGATTACTGAATGGTATTGGTGGGATTTTCGCGACAGAAAGACACTGGAAGACATCTTAGATGCGACAAAACCGAATGCGATTCTACACTTAGCCGCGAACCATCATCAATCAACACACTCCAGCATAGACGCGATCGCGGAAGGCGCTGCAATGATGGACACTAATCTGGGATCAGTGATGACACTGGTGCCAGCGATTATGCGTGTGACACCCAAAGCAATGCTAGTGGCCGCAGGATCATCACAGATATTTGGTAAGGGGACAATAGAAGGATCGCGGGTGAATGAAACTACCCCCCCTAATCCCCACAACTCCTATGCCTTGGCGAAGGACCTCGCGCGGAGGTTTATCGCCTTTCATAGGCGTCATGACGGGTTCAGAGGGGCCACAGCAATTCTGTTTAACCACGAATCTCGCTATCGATCAGATCTTTTCGTGACACGAATCATCAGCAAACATGTAGCCTCCTTGGTACGCGACTCGGCAGGACCTCTCCAATTAAAAAACATTGGTGCCCGAGCGGACTGGTGCGCGGCCCAAGACGCTGTGTTGGCAATGCTGACTATGACGAGCATGAAAACTCCACGAGATTACATAGTATCATCAGGCAATGATACGGCGTTAACGGAGTTACTAGAACACGCCTATGGTGCAGTGGGACTTGACTGGCGGAATCATGTAAAAGGCTTGTCGAACAAGTCCACTCCATATTTAGTGGGAGATAACAACGAAATCACATCAGATCTGGGCTGGCGCGCCACCACAAGCATGAGAGATGTCATGAGGGACATGGTTCAGCATGACCTTGCGCTTCTGGAAGCGACAGGTGATCCAGGCTGAATTTTATGAGCACGAAAAGGCTAACAAACCACGTTCAGCTACTGGTGCTCAAAATAAGGGTCGCGATAGAGACCACCATTTCGGATGTCCCCCGCACGGAACTCCTACCTTGGGTCGTTAGCATGGATGCATAGCTTTAAACTTAAGAATCCAACATCTGACGAGCACCCCAAATGTTTTCCAATTAATTCGAATTTTTTGGCCTCGGCGATGTAGCACCTTGTGCCAATAACGAACCAGATCATCGTAAGTGATGTGATGCCCAACCATGTACAGCTTAAGAGCAAAGCCATTGGCACGATGTTTTCTATCGTGATCTACGGTCTGCCTGACAATTTATAGGGAAGACTTGAACAAAGGCGTTAAGCAGGTTGTGGGCAATGTGAACTCGACAATATCCCTGTTTAAAACCGATTCCGAATTGTCGCTTTTCAATGCCAAGAAGGTAACCAAGGTTGCTGTGGAACTTGATCGGTGCCTTTTAGAAACCTACGAAGACATGCTCCCAACTGACATCGCTGACGATGTCCACGAAATATTCCAAAGCTTACTAGATCGCTGAGAAAGCGAATTGCTTCAAATTGATATTGAAATCCCAAAACAAAATCATCTGCATAACTCAGAATGATTATGATTATGTCACTTTTAGCCAGCTTTTGCCGCCAATGATTTGCAAATTAGTCCAGCACATAATGCAGGTATATCTTCGCCAAGAATGGGATATTACTGTTCCTTATGGCGAACCTACTTCTATACGTAGCCATTTACCATCTTCTGAGACTCCGGCTCGAAGTCATTTCCGTATTAACCGGAGAATCCTTTTATAGGCAATCCGGTGCTTAAGAAAACGAATCATCCATTCATGGGAAATGGTATCAGAGAACCCTTGAATGTCCACATCCAGCACCCAATTTACTTTCCTTTTCTCTGGACCAACTGTGAACGCAGAAAGAGAATCATGTGCTCCTCTTTCTGCTCTAAAACCATAAGAAAAACCTTTAAAATCAACTTCATGATAATTAAAAGCAACTTTCCAACTGCGTGCTGTACGATCTTATCCTCCAGCGAGGCTATACCTATCGGCCGTTTTCGACCGTCATATTTTGGAATGCATATCCGCTTAGAAGGCTTGGCCCGGTAGGTGCTATTATGCACTTTTCTATGTAAACATTTCAAATTATCCTGAAGCTTTATTTCGCGAAAGCTGTATTCAAGCACATTAACACTCACATGATGCAAAAGGGTCGTGAATTGTGCTCTTTTATCCCTAAGAGCAACTTCTCGCACACGCTGCAGACCGATCAACATGGCTCCCCGACTCTTAGTTCGGACCTTAGCCTCCTGCTTCGTGTTCCCCTTGATTGACCGCCTTTCCTCCATATCTTCCGCCGATAGTTTTCCATTACCTTTGTTCAGCGACTTCTTAGGTACGCTGCAATCATCCGACTTCCCAAGTACATTCGTGTCTGGCTTATAACTTCCAGCCTTCCCGGACCGTCCATCTATACCATTTAAAGAAGGACCCCTTGGGGCCTCCCAGTTCCTGCACAATGAGTTTCCGCACGTGCACACCGTGGGATCCTCAACAAGCTTGCGCATAGCGCTTCCCTCGGTGTGGCCTTCCGCTTCGCTTAACAACGTCGGCATCCAGATGATTTTATTTCGCAGCTCAATGGCTGGCCCGTGCGTACCCCTGTCAACGCTTCACCGTAAGGCTCTTTCATCCTCAACTCCTTGCCGATTTTAACCAGCGCACTAACCGTCACATCAGCCCCACCTTATCAGGCACGTTTTCAGTATGGACTATCAACAATAGTTCTTTGACACATACTGCAGCAGGAGGGCTTTAAGGTCGTCTTCATTTTGGGTATGAGGTCACCGTCCAAATTTGTGGCAGATGATATATGATCGACAGCCGCTTCATACCATTCATAGTGCCAGGCACGCTCCTATTGTGAGTCTTCCCGTATGAGTACCCGCCACACTGAAGCAGAGCCTTGGGATGAAAACCGCGAATATGGTTCCGTCGTTGACCAGCAAAGCAGCCTTGCTGCGATACAAGAGAAAGGTATTGCCATGCCAACCGCGCAGCCCCCTAAGATCAGATTTCTCAGCTGATTCTTTGATTTTAAACTCATCCAACAATTTCTTGGTGCAGCCCATGTATAACATGGTTACTTCTTGTAAAACATAAGCCTACCCCCGCTTCCGAAAAAGAATAACCTTACCACCTTCTCCACTATCACCAAGCATATCAAGAGCACAGCGGGCAGCTTCCTCATCACCGTGCATATAACGTAAGGCCATAGCGGGAACTTTCCAGCCCATGACATCCATAAGAGAACGAAGATCAAAGGCCTTTGCCAATTCGGTGGCCACGGTATGTCGAATTGTGTGAAAACTGATGCGGTCTACCGTCTGTCTCGCCCTTCGTTAAACCCAAGATTTTTGGTTACACCGGCAAATACAGTGGGAGCTTCATTATAAGGAAGCCCCCTGCTGTTCAAGAAAACCTTTTCTATAAGGTTAGTGCGCTGCAATTCGGATATGAGCTCCGCAAGCGGCCCTGAAATAGGGATACGCCTTGATTCATGTTCAGAGTAATCACAAGTACTGCCAGTCAACATTAAATACTCAGGGGTTACTTCCACCCATTTTCGGTGCGTAGCAGATGGCAGGTTCAAAGCTATACTGGAACCCCACATAACCCTGACTTTGTTTCAATTTACAGCTTGGTGCTGATGCTTGAAGAATGTTCTATAAACTTTATCAATCCACTCGATATATTTGAAGAAATATATTCATTAAGATAGACAAGCATCAGCACAGGCGTTATCGCATGCGAATATTTGATTCTAAAAGAGAGGCAACAATGATACGCGCTTTGTTCAGATTGATGTCATACGCCATTGTCGTAATCAACCTGCTTTCCTGTGGAACTTTCCTGTACATAATAGCCCCCTACACTTCTTATTTCTTTTTCAACGACCTACGGTTCTGGAAATACCTGAAATATTATCATAAATACTATTTTTATTCGGCTGCCTACATCTGGGGTCTGCTAAGCCGGGAGCAGGGATTGATAAAAACGGTTTTACCTCTGACCTCGCCTCCCATGGACCGCCCCGACCCAACCCTCTTTCGTCTCTCCAAACAGTGGACTCTGCCTGAAGATAGCTGCGGAGAATGTAACCGCTGCTGCACGTTCATTGTAGACTGCTGCTTTTTAGATACATCCGGCAATAGATGTTTGTGCTACGGCAGCCTCTTCTGGAAATACTTCAACTGCGGAAGGTTCCCGTCTTCTCAGGCGATGTTGAACTATTGCGAATGTCCCAAATTCGAAACACGAGGTTAACGATGGACAAAAGTTTATTAAAACAACTCGATGCAATAATCTCATCAGTCATACGGGGGGATTACTCCCAATCAGTTGAGATGGATCGAATGCAGGATAATAAAAAATATACGCAGGATGAAGTCCGGTTCCTGGAATCTCTCGGATTTATGTCCGTTAAATTGGAAGCCAGAGAATTCGTACTAGAAGAAACAATAGAAGGCCTGAAATCCAGAAATGCAGAACTACTGGAAGAGAAAAAAAAGAATAACCTGTTTTCAAATATTTTTGTAAGCCTGTTCCTTTCCGTTTCACTATACATTTTTCTGATCTTTCTTGCCGATAAACTTAATTACGAAAACAAGAACTCGGCAAGAATCGTTGAAGCAATTTTCCTAATGGTAAGCATTTTCATCATCCGCAAAAGTGGTTTTTCATTTTCATTCCTTGGGGTGACCCTCGATGGGGCCGTGGAATCCATCCGTCGCATGCTGCCCGGCACCCTCATAACTTGTGTAGCACTCATCCTGCTCAAAGTTTTTTTCATCATGTTCTGGGGTAAAGAAATGGGCAACGATCTTTTTGTCATGGACAATTTTAATTTGCTGTTCGCTGTATATCTCCCTGTTGCGGCACTGCAGGAATTTATTGCCAGAGGGGTGATACAAACTACCATTGAATCTGTGCTGGACAAACCCTACGCAACCCTCCAGGCAATCCTCACAGCATCGGCTCTTTTCGGGCTGGTGCACATCCAGCTTTCCGTGGGAATAGCCTTTGCATCCTTTGTCTGCTCACTATACTGGGGATATTTATATACCCAAAAGAGATGTCTGGTAGGTGTCAGCATATCCCATTTCATGATTGGCGGTCTGGCATATGTGCTGGGTTTCTGGGACTACCTTTACATCATTTAACGAAGAAGAATCATGATAGCCTCCGCTACAAAACGGATTGCCATGTCAGCAATCATATGGACATCCTCCATCTTACTTACGATACTGCTCTTTCTGGTCATGCTGGCACTCCGAGCAATAACATTCCCTTTTGACAGAAAACGGAAAATTCAGCATGCGCAATGTTTCTGGTGGTCGGAAGTAGTCATCCGCATAAATCCCTACTGGAACGTTGCAGTCGAAGGTCTGGACAACATCGACAAGGATCGAACCTACGTCGTGGTGGCCAACCACCAGTCCATGGCAGACATAGTCATGCTTTTTCAGACCAGCATGCAGTTCAAATGGATCGCCAAGGATTCACTGTTCCAAGTTCCTTTTCTGGGATGGTGCATGTCACTGGCAAAACACATCCGGCTCAAACGGTCCAATCTTTCAAGCATTCGCAAGGCTTACCGGGAAGCGTCAATCTGGATAGACAAAGGAATGTCCGTAACATTCTTCCCTGAAGGAACCCGTAGCGAGACCGGTAATCTGGGAACTTTCCGTAACGGGGCATTCAAGCTGGCACTGAAAAAAAAGGTGGCAGTTCTTCCCATCGCCATTCAAGGCACCGGCGGAGCCATACCCAAAGGAAAATGGATATTCAACACTTCCAGCACAATCCGCATGACGGTCCTTCCCGCACTGGAGCCTGATGATTTTCA is part of the Maridesulfovibrio ferrireducens genome and harbors:
- a CDS encoding CPBP family intramembrane glutamic endopeptidase, with translation MDKSLLKQLDAIISSVIRGDYSQSVEMDRMQDNKKYTQDEVRFLESLGFMSVKLEAREFVLEETIEGLKSRNAELLEEKKKNNLFSNIFVSLFLSVSLYIFLIFLADKLNYENKNSARIVEAIFLMVSIFIIRKSGFSFSFLGVTLDGAVESIRRMLPGTLITCVALILLKVFFIMFWGKEMGNDLFVMDNFNLLFAVYLPVAALQEFIARGVIQTTIESVLDKPYATLQAILTASALFGLVHIQLSVGIAFASFVCSLYWGYLYTQKRCLVGVSISHFMIGGLAYVLGFWDYLYII
- a CDS encoding lysophospholipid acyltransferase family protein translates to MIASATKRIAMSAIIWTSSILLTILLFLVMLALRAITFPFDRKRKIQHAQCFWWSEVVIRINPYWNVAVEGLDNIDKDRTYVVVANHQSMADIVMLFQTSMQFKWIAKDSLFQVPFLGWCMSLAKHIRLKRSNLSSIRKAYREASIWIDKGMSVTFFPEGTRSETGNLGTFRNGAFKLALKKKVAVLPIAIQGTGGAIPKGKWIFNTSSTIRMTVLPALEPDDFQGDVRLLMDTAREAIRKAL